A genomic segment from Actinoplanes sichuanensis encodes:
- a CDS encoding SprT family zinc-dependent metalloprotease, which yields MERRAVDLNEARELADNLMTRHGLSDWALTFDDAKTRAGICRLEAREIGLSRPLIRLYSAEQVAETVLHEIAHALAGPGHGHDRVWRAIAVRIGCSGTRCVPEDVPRVEGAWEGVCPAGHRTTVHRRPVRVRSCSRCSPSFDRSALFSWTRNGAAAPMHPRYAQELARLSAVPTTVAPVVELPVGARVRLTGRGKYGGLAGTIVKRGRSRYQVQTKAGLLNVPFPMAEPA from the coding sequence GTGGAGCGGCGCGCTGTGGACCTGAACGAAGCGCGGGAACTCGCGGACAACCTGATGACCCGGCACGGACTCTCGGATTGGGCTCTGACCTTCGACGACGCGAAGACGCGGGCCGGGATCTGCCGCCTGGAGGCACGGGAGATCGGGCTGTCCCGGCCGTTGATCAGGCTGTATTCGGCGGAGCAGGTGGCCGAGACGGTTCTGCACGAGATCGCGCACGCCCTGGCCGGCCCGGGGCACGGGCACGATCGGGTGTGGCGGGCGATCGCGGTGCGGATCGGATGTTCCGGCACCAGATGTGTGCCGGAGGACGTGCCCCGGGTGGAGGGCGCCTGGGAGGGGGTCTGCCCGGCCGGCCACCGCACCACGGTGCATCGCCGCCCGGTCCGGGTGCGGTCGTGTTCGCGCTGCTCCCCGTCATTCGACAGATCGGCGCTGTTCTCCTGGACACGCAACGGGGCGGCGGCGCCGATGCACCCGCGGTACGCACAGGAGCTGGCCCGGCTGAGTGCGGTCCCGACGACGGTCGCGCCGGTGGTGGAGTTGCCGGTCGGCGCCCGGGTCCGGTTGACCGGCCGCGGCAAGTACGGCGGCCTGGCCGGCACCATCGTGAAACGGGGGCGTTCCCGATACCAGGTGCAGACCAAGGCCGGCCTGCTGAACGTCCCCTTCCCGATGGCCGAGCCCGCCTGA
- a CDS encoding molybdopterin cofactor-binding domain-containing protein translates to MTVPVTRRTLLGFVLAAPVLVAAADPAASADITSLLDLNDVMTAAALPTSGLISVEINTDGTVSFALPRAEVGQGITTSTAMLIAEELGVPVQKVRVGLADARPELLFNQLTGASNTTIATFTPIRVAAAVARQRLLAAAAAKLGVPASDLTIVNGMVGGLGIGELSAAAASATTLAVPVRLAARESFTVIGRPQRRIDALDAVTGRKKFTMDLAVADAKPTMVCRPPTINGRPGLVANLAAVLAMPGVTDVVTISTGVAVRAETFGQCIDAVRALEVSWKPGTVEGQSDDTVLRRLAAAELPLGPRPITPFVEARFTFQFRSNSALETNCAIADVRPGRAEIWSALKSPIVAQQTIAARLGLPTNRVTVHVAEGGGSFGRKLFFDAALEAAEVSQKIGKPVKLMWHRADDSRQGRTHPMATSRVRIAYAGNLVLGFEQRHTSVTTDLGHGLGELLTAMAAQLPIGDAAFAQTFFQFSHTSPYRFGVTSRLLNETGDGFNTGSMRNVYSPDTTCARELMVDQLGQRMGLDPYRMREDLLKDDRARAVLRKAAEAGEWGRRMPAGTAQGIAFHSEYKGFSACLVEIDCRPETLNRPIRDGVGGPRVTKVVFAVDVGLAVNPLGLQAQMMGCVMDGIALALTSSLHLRDGYFLEASWDDYFYTRQWNTPPDLRIIVMPSTSDQPGGAGELGVAAAMAAVACAYGRAVGTMPTRFPINHGTLSFTPKPTIPPVPASPMIGGTGA, encoded by the coding sequence GTGACCGTGCCCGTCACCCGGCGCACGCTGCTCGGATTCGTGCTGGCGGCCCCCGTACTGGTGGCCGCCGCCGATCCGGCGGCGTCGGCCGACATCACGTCCCTGCTGGACCTCAACGACGTCATGACGGCGGCCGCCCTGCCCACGTCCGGGCTCATCTCGGTCGAGATCAACACGGACGGTACGGTCTCGTTCGCGCTGCCCCGGGCCGAGGTCGGGCAGGGGATCACCACGTCGACGGCCATGCTGATCGCCGAGGAGCTGGGCGTACCGGTGCAGAAGGTCCGGGTCGGTCTGGCCGACGCCCGGCCCGAGCTGTTGTTCAACCAGCTGACCGGCGCCTCGAACACCACGATCGCCACGTTCACGCCGATCCGGGTCGCGGCGGCGGTCGCCCGGCAGCGGCTGCTGGCCGCGGCGGCGGCGAAACTCGGTGTGCCCGCCTCCGACCTGACGATCGTGAACGGGATGGTCGGCGGCCTCGGCATCGGTGAGCTGTCGGCCGCGGCGGCCAGCGCGACGACCCTGGCCGTCCCGGTGCGGCTCGCCGCCCGGGAGAGCTTCACCGTCATCGGTAGGCCGCAACGCCGCATCGACGCCCTCGACGCGGTGACCGGCCGCAAGAAGTTCACGATGGACCTCGCCGTGGCGGACGCCAAGCCGACGATGGTGTGCCGCCCGCCGACCATCAACGGCAGACCGGGCCTGGTCGCGAACCTCGCCGCGGTGCTGGCCATGCCCGGCGTCACCGACGTGGTGACCATCTCGACCGGCGTCGCGGTGCGGGCCGAGACGTTCGGCCAGTGCATCGACGCGGTCCGCGCGCTGGAGGTGTCCTGGAAGCCGGGCACCGTCGAGGGCCAGTCCGACGACACGGTCCTGCGGCGGCTCGCGGCCGCCGAGCTGCCGCTCGGCCCGCGGCCGATCACGCCGTTCGTCGAGGCACGGTTCACGTTCCAGTTCCGCAGCAACAGTGCCCTGGAGACCAACTGCGCGATCGCTGACGTACGGCCGGGGCGCGCCGAGATCTGGTCGGCGCTCAAATCACCGATCGTGGCGCAGCAGACCATCGCGGCGCGGCTGGGCCTGCCGACGAACCGGGTGACCGTGCACGTCGCCGAGGGCGGTGGTTCGTTCGGTCGCAAACTGTTCTTCGACGCCGCGCTGGAAGCCGCCGAGGTGTCGCAGAAGATCGGCAAGCCGGTGAAACTGATGTGGCACCGGGCCGACGACTCCCGGCAGGGCCGCACCCACCCGATGGCCACGTCCCGGGTCCGGATCGCCTACGCCGGCAACCTGGTGCTCGGCTTCGAGCAGCGGCACACCAGCGTCACCACCGATCTGGGGCACGGGCTGGGGGAGCTGCTCACCGCGATGGCCGCCCAGCTGCCGATCGGCGACGCCGCCTTCGCGCAGACGTTCTTCCAGTTCAGCCATACTTCGCCGTACCGGTTCGGGGTCACCAGCCGGCTGCTCAACGAAACCGGCGACGGGTTCAACACCGGCAGCATGCGCAACGTGTACTCACCGGACACCACCTGCGCCCGGGAGTTGATGGTCGACCAGCTCGGACAACGGATGGGGCTCGACCCGTACCGGATGAGGGAAGATCTTCTGAAAGACGACCGGGCCCGCGCGGTGCTGCGCAAGGCCGCGGAAGCCGGCGAATGGGGCCGGCGGATGCCGGCCGGAACGGCACAGGGAATCGCGTTCCACTCCGAGTACAAGGGGTTCAGCGCCTGCCTCGTGGAGATCGACTGCCGTCCGGAGACGCTGAACCGGCCGATCCGCGACGGCGTCGGCGGGCCGCGCGTCACCAAGGTCGTCTTCGCGGTCGACGTCGGTCTCGCGGTCAACCCGCTCGGCCTGCAGGCGCAGATGATGGGCTGCGTGATGGACGGCATCGCGCTCGCCCTGACGTCCAGCCTGCACCTGCGCGATGGCTATTTCCTGGAGGCGAGCTGGGACGACTATTTCTACACGAGGCAGTGGAACACCCCGCCCGACCTGCGGATCATCGTCATGCCGAGCACCTCCGACCAGCCCGGTGGGGCCGGTGAGCTGGGCGTGGCGGCGGCGATGGCGGCGGTCGCCTGCGCCTACGGCCGCGCGGTCGGCACGATGCCGACCCGGTTCCCGATCAACCACGGCACCCTGTCGTTCACCCCCAAGCCGACGATTCCGCCGGTTCCGGCTTCACCCATGATCGGAGGTACGGGTGCCTGA
- a CDS encoding oxygenase MpaB family protein, with amino-acid sequence MAELTRRDMLRASAAAAAIFAVPSKAQAAAALPWSTQWDPEADPVSAELLDTGVVPEVNRLLWNWTRNDQPLPDGLPGYLRDFMAKARRVPDWADTAKLERAAQFNKSRGLYLNLLNGVGGGMLSTAIPKEAWSVYYSKGGADMEDRVAKTSLLGFSVGSLNAYRPDGDCIVQAVKTRLVHAAVRHLLQQSPHWKWSVPITQEDILVTWHTLPTYAMRRLRDWQVPISAADSQAYLHVWQVTAHMLGVRDEYIPQTWAAANAQSDQVLPPNMGPTREGVELTDILLGQLAEQTSPGSVSRPLVNALARYLVGDQVSDWDQIKREPLWEPLIATAWPLLVRFREGLIPLPLVPEIAWTLDEAARQYILLFLTKARETKIEIPTTNRPETS; translated from the coding sequence ATGGCTGAACTGACCAGACGCGACATGCTGCGGGCGAGTGCGGCGGCCGCGGCGATCTTCGCGGTCCCCTCGAAAGCACAGGCCGCGGCGGCGCTGCCGTGGAGCACCCAGTGGGATCCGGAGGCCGACCCGGTCTCGGCGGAACTGCTGGACACCGGGGTGGTTCCGGAGGTCAACCGGCTGCTGTGGAACTGGACCCGCAACGACCAGCCGCTGCCCGACGGGCTGCCCGGCTATCTGCGGGACTTCATGGCGAAGGCACGGCGGGTCCCGGACTGGGCGGACACCGCGAAACTGGAGCGGGCGGCGCAGTTCAACAAGTCCCGAGGCCTCTACCTGAACCTGCTCAACGGTGTCGGCGGCGGCATGCTGAGCACGGCGATCCCGAAGGAGGCGTGGTCGGTCTACTACTCCAAGGGCGGCGCCGACATGGAGGACCGGGTCGCCAAGACCAGCCTCCTCGGGTTCTCGGTCGGGTCGCTCAACGCGTACCGGCCGGACGGTGACTGCATCGTGCAGGCGGTGAAGACGCGACTGGTCCACGCAGCGGTGCGGCACCTGCTGCAGCAGTCGCCGCACTGGAAGTGGAGCGTCCCGATCACCCAGGAGGACATCCTGGTCACCTGGCACACGCTGCCCACCTATGCGATGCGTCGGCTGCGGGACTGGCAGGTCCCGATCAGCGCCGCCGACTCCCAGGCCTACCTGCACGTGTGGCAGGTGACCGCGCACATGCTCGGCGTCCGTGACGAGTACATCCCGCAGACCTGGGCGGCCGCGAACGCGCAGTCCGACCAGGTGCTGCCGCCCAACATGGGCCCGACCCGGGAGGGCGTCGAACTCACCGACATCCTGCTCGGCCAGCTCGCCGAGCAGACCAGCCCGGGCAGTGTCAGCCGGCCGCTGGTCAACGCCCTGGCCCGCTACCTGGTCGGGGACCAGGTGTCGGACTGGGACCAGATCAAGCGCGAACCGCTGTGGGAGCCGCTGATCGCGACCGCCTGGCCGCTGCTCGTCCGGTTCCGGGAGGGACTGATCCCGCTGCCGCTGGTCCCGGAGATCGCCTGGACCCTGGACGAGGCGGCGCGGCAGTACATCCTGCTGTTCCTCACCAAGGCGCGGGAAACCAAGATCGAGATCCCGACGACCAACCGGCCGGAGACCTCGTGA
- a CDS encoding DUF2231 domain-containing protein, translating to MQSRLRLAGHGVQPLLLMFPLGLFWMAFVFDLATLLGAPALVGTLAYWNLVAGLVGGVPAVLAVGFDAFTAVGPRAARIGFFSLLLDVGVLIVFAVLTLMRVRDTDRAADPGLLLLEVAGLAVAAFGAWFGGRFGDPRAPVAEPLRR from the coding sequence ATGCAGAGCCGACTCCGACTGGCGGGCCACGGTGTGCAGCCGTTGCTACTGATGTTCCCGCTGGGTCTCTTCTGGATGGCGTTCGTCTTCGACCTGGCCACGCTGCTGGGCGCGCCGGCCCTGGTCGGCACGCTCGCCTACTGGAATCTGGTGGCCGGCCTGGTCGGCGGCGTGCCGGCCGTGCTGGCCGTGGGGTTCGACGCGTTCACCGCCGTCGGCCCGCGCGCCGCCCGGATCGGGTTCTTCAGCCTGCTGCTCGACGTCGGTGTGCTGATCGTCTTCGCGGTGCTGACCCTGATGCGGGTTCGCGACACCGACCGGGCCGCCGACCCGGGACTGCTGCTGTTGGAGGTGGCCGGTCTGGCGGTGGCCGCCTTCGGCGCCTGGTTCGGCGGCCGTTTCGGCGATCCCCGGGC
- a CDS encoding PRC-barrel domain-containing protein, translating into MITNEQIHTLTGRDVHDRTGEKIGTVGRVRLDDAGRPTWAAVRTGLFGFSESLVPLEGAHLDGDRLVVPFDKAMIKRSPVLATPPDEPLTRDDERRLCDHYDLLWVGVEHVRPSRPRLLGRRFIG; encoded by the coding sequence GTGATCACCAACGAGCAGATTCACACGCTGACCGGCCGCGACGTCCACGACCGCACCGGCGAGAAGATCGGCACGGTCGGACGGGTCCGGCTGGATGACGCGGGCCGGCCGACGTGGGCCGCCGTCCGGACCGGGCTGTTCGGCTTCAGCGAGTCACTGGTCCCGCTGGAGGGCGCGCACCTCGACGGCGACCGGCTGGTGGTGCCGTTCGACAAGGCTATGATCAAGCGGTCGCCGGTCCTGGCGACGCCACCCGACGAGCCGCTGACCCGAGATGACGAGCGCCGGCTCTGCGACCACTACGACCTGCTGTGGGTCGGTGTCGAACACGTCCGCCCGAGCCGCCCCCGCCTGCTGGGACGCCGTTTCATCGGCTAG
- a CDS encoding tetratricopeptide repeat protein: MTTDPYGGRLARAVRLRADGQAEQARELLLSLRAEFPDDAVVAYQTAWAHDVLDLEAEAVPHYRAAIAGDLPETDLRDALLGLGSTLRALGRDEEAAEVFGQALARFPADRPLRVFRAMLRYNTGDAREAVADLLRLLADTTEDPDIRRYGRAISHYAEDLDRGWLG, translated from the coding sequence GTGACGACGGATCCCTATGGTGGGCGGCTGGCCCGGGCGGTACGCCTGCGCGCGGACGGCCAGGCCGAGCAGGCCCGCGAGCTGCTGTTGAGCCTGCGGGCCGAGTTTCCGGACGACGCGGTGGTGGCCTACCAGACGGCGTGGGCGCACGACGTGCTCGACCTGGAGGCGGAGGCCGTTCCGCACTACCGGGCGGCGATTGCCGGTGACCTGCCCGAGACGGATCTGCGGGACGCCCTGCTCGGACTGGGCAGCACGCTGCGAGCCCTCGGCCGCGACGAGGAGGCGGCCGAGGTGTTCGGGCAGGCGCTGGCCCGGTTCCCCGCCGACCGGCCGTTGCGGGTGTTCCGGGCCATGCTGCGCTACAACACCGGCGACGCCCGCGAGGCGGTCGCCGACCTGCTGCGATTGCTCGCCGACACCACCGAGGATCCGGACATCAGGCGGTACGGGCGGGCGATCAGCCATTACGCCGAGGACCTGGACCGCGGCTGGCTGGGCTGA
- a CDS encoding ArsR/SmtB family transcription factor, whose translation MIEDESETDDAFRALAEPRRRAILRLVATDELAAGEIAAAFDVTRTAISQHLTVLREAGLVSERRAGTRRFYRARPEGLAGLREFLDSMWSDALDVGRRLVEAEAAEHTAHRTDVA comes from the coding sequence ATGATCGAGGACGAGTCCGAGACCGACGACGCCTTCCGGGCGCTGGCGGAGCCACGACGACGGGCGATTCTGCGCCTGGTCGCCACCGATGAGCTGGCCGCCGGGGAGATAGCCGCGGCGTTCGACGTGACTCGTACCGCGATCAGTCAGCATTTGACCGTGCTCCGGGAGGCCGGGCTGGTCAGCGAGCGCAGGGCCGGGACCCGGCGGTTCTACCGGGCCCGGCCGGAGGGCCTGGCCGGCCTGCGGGAGTTCCTCGACTCGATGTGGAGTGACGCGCTCGACGTGGGGCGACGCCTGGTCGAGGCGGAGGCGGCGGAGCACACCGCGCATCGGACGGACGTGGCCTGA
- a CDS encoding Tad domain-containing protein, whose amino-acid sequence MGHRGDEGAVTIIAAMMSAVLILGLGAIVIDVGLLYGEKEQLQSGADFASWKVAQACIFDPTTCTSAAQADNARNYAEKNAKDTRADAQVCVNNLNCPVWGTTATCPPQPVITGTYDTAEVRTSTRNTDNTRLMPPVFAAALTKGVYQGKQVGACARVVWGVPVATNVLAMGVSKCDWDRMTNGGKKFYALPGLDPLLQQTGVYSMLGLESPVDNAVAISNPLLSWCKNPLDLTSSSGYAWLSSATNCHLDVNASTSTVQTWITAPALNLLAAITCTSELAAARASGEPVLVPIFDSAVGATNILPAAYRIVGFAPFVVTGYTTLLGTLTNVPSILTNTVPGIASTLCGLQRCVYGYFTKSIIPEHMPTRFGTTKNYGLTVIGRTG is encoded by the coding sequence ATGGGCCACCGGGGCGACGAGGGCGCGGTCACGATCATCGCGGCCATGATGAGCGCCGTGCTCATCCTGGGGTTGGGCGCCATCGTCATCGACGTGGGCCTGCTCTACGGCGAGAAGGAACAGTTGCAGTCCGGCGCCGACTTCGCGTCCTGGAAGGTGGCGCAGGCCTGCATCTTCGACCCCACCACCTGCACCAGCGCAGCGCAGGCCGACAACGCCCGCAACTACGCCGAGAAGAACGCCAAGGACACCCGCGCCGACGCCCAGGTCTGCGTCAACAATCTGAACTGCCCGGTCTGGGGCACCACCGCGACCTGCCCGCCGCAGCCGGTCATCACCGGGACATACGACACCGCGGAGGTACGCACCAGCACGCGCAACACCGACAACACCCGTCTCATGCCGCCGGTCTTCGCGGCCGCCCTGACCAAAGGCGTCTACCAGGGCAAACAGGTCGGAGCCTGCGCGCGTGTGGTGTGGGGGGTGCCGGTCGCCACGAACGTCCTCGCGATGGGCGTCTCGAAGTGCGACTGGGACCGGATGACCAACGGCGGCAAGAAGTTCTACGCCCTGCCCGGCCTGGACCCACTGTTGCAGCAGACCGGCGTCTACTCGATGCTCGGCCTGGAGAGCCCGGTCGACAACGCCGTCGCGATCAGCAACCCGCTGCTGTCCTGGTGCAAGAACCCGCTCGACCTGACCTCGTCCAGCGGATACGCGTGGCTGTCCTCGGCCACCAACTGCCATCTCGACGTGAACGCCTCGACCAGCACCGTGCAGACCTGGATCACCGCACCCGCGCTGAACCTGCTCGCCGCGATCACCTGCACCAGCGAACTCGCCGCGGCCCGCGCCTCCGGCGAACCGGTCCTCGTGCCGATCTTCGACAGCGCCGTCGGTGCCACCAACATCCTGCCCGCGGCCTACCGCATCGTCGGGTTCGCGCCGTTCGTCGTCACCGGTTACACGACACTGCTGGGCACCCTCACGAACGTACCGTCGATCCTGACCAACACCGTCCCGGGCATCGCCTCGACCCTGTGCGGCCTGCAGCGATGCGTGTACGGCTACTTCACCAAGTCGATCATTCCGGAGCACATGCCGACGAGGTTCGGCACCACGAAGAACTACGGCCTGACCGTCATCGGCCGCACCGGCTAG
- a CDS encoding SRPBCC domain-containing protein: MSDDVRPLRRPPIRQSTLVRSDREHTFEVFVRDIGLWWPTRPHSLGQERVVSVTIERELGGRVYETWADGSRVGWGEVIAWDPPERFGMTWTILPAVTEVELTFTALAPALTRVALEHRGWDRLTEEQMAAATSVSGGYSAGWKRILEIFTKAAEAEPERT; this comes from the coding sequence ATGAGCGACGACGTCCGCCCGTTGCGGCGCCCGCCGATTCGGCAGTCCACGCTGGTCCGCAGCGACCGGGAGCACACGTTCGAGGTGTTCGTGCGCGACATCGGCCTCTGGTGGCCGACCCGCCCGCATTCGCTCGGTCAGGAGCGGGTGGTGTCGGTGACCATCGAGCGGGAGCTGGGCGGTCGGGTCTACGAGACGTGGGCGGACGGTTCCCGGGTCGGCTGGGGCGAGGTGATCGCCTGGGATCCGCCGGAGCGGTTCGGCATGACCTGGACGATCCTTCCGGCGGTGACCGAGGTCGAGCTGACGTTCACCGCGCTGGCGCCGGCCCTGACCCGGGTCGCCCTCGAACACCGCGGCTGGGACCGCCTCACCGAGGAACAGATGGCCGCGGCCACCTCGGTCTCGGGCGGCTACTCGGCCGGCTGGAAACGAATCCTCGAAATCTTCACCAAGGCCGCCGAGGCGGAACCCGAAAGGACCTGA
- a CDS encoding (2Fe-2S)-binding protein — protein sequence MPEHTFKVNGERVTVDVESDVRLLWVLRDLLGVTGPKYGCGINVCKACTSHLNGDAFNPCAVPVGALGPDDEVVTIEGLAGTVGADLHPMQRAWLDHDVVQCGYCQPGQIMAAVDLVRRVAAEGRAITDADLDGLRNICRCGTYVRIREAIRAAAENM from the coding sequence GTGCCTGAGCACACCTTCAAGGTCAACGGGGAGCGGGTGACCGTCGACGTCGAGAGTGACGTGCGCCTGCTGTGGGTGCTGCGTGACCTGCTCGGCGTCACCGGCCCGAAGTACGGCTGCGGGATCAACGTCTGCAAGGCGTGCACCAGCCACCTCAACGGCGACGCGTTCAACCCGTGCGCGGTACCGGTCGGCGCGCTCGGGCCGGACGACGAGGTGGTGACCATCGAGGGGCTGGCCGGCACGGTCGGGGCCGACCTGCACCCGATGCAGCGGGCGTGGCTCGACCATGACGTGGTGCAGTGCGGGTACTGCCAGCCCGGGCAGATCATGGCGGCCGTCGATCTGGTCCGGCGGGTCGCCGCCGAGGGCCGCGCGATCACCGACGCCGACCTGGACGGGCTGCGCAACATCTGCCGGTGCGGGACCTACGTCAGAATCCGGGAGGCGATCCGGGCGGCGGCCGAAAACATGTAA
- a CDS encoding oxygenase MpaB family protein — translation MDSLSRRNILKAGAVGAALALPWTWPASASVAGTGAGVDPRGVWDPEADPLVADLIERGDVPQVNELLRTWKKNGQALPAGLPADLRDFIEYARRLPSWADPAKLDLAVEFNEKRGLYLGVLYGLASGMMSTVIPKEALAVYYSQGGADMKDRISKTAKLGYDIGSTNAYKPDGEMIVTAVKTRLVHAAVRHLLPQSPYWTQVADEDIPISQRDIMVTWHSLPTTVMRKLNAWKVPIPADESAAFLHSWQVGAYMLGVREEYIPNSWAEADSQAEQVLDPILRATPEGIKLADILLNLGSSVDAGILSKPILGAFTRFMLGDEIAAWLKIPREPVWDPLLRTAWGPFVAVREGLLPFPLAPKAYWLFDEFLRKAALLFLSEARPISIEIPVTNRPT, via the coding sequence GTGGATTCACTCAGCAGACGCAACATCCTGAAAGCGGGCGCGGTCGGCGCCGCCCTGGCCCTCCCGTGGACCTGGCCGGCCAGTGCCTCGGTGGCCGGGACCGGCGCGGGCGTCGACCCGCGCGGGGTGTGGGATCCGGAGGCCGACCCGCTGGTCGCCGATCTGATCGAGCGCGGCGACGTGCCGCAGGTCAACGAACTGCTGCGCACCTGGAAGAAGAACGGCCAGGCGCTGCCCGCCGGCCTGCCCGCCGACCTGCGCGACTTCATCGAGTACGCCCGGCGGCTCCCGTCCTGGGCCGACCCGGCGAAACTCGACCTGGCCGTCGAGTTCAACGAGAAACGCGGCCTCTACCTGGGCGTCCTCTACGGCCTGGCCAGCGGCATGATGAGCACCGTCATCCCGAAGGAGGCCCTGGCCGTCTACTACTCGCAGGGCGGCGCGGACATGAAGGACCGCATCTCCAAGACCGCCAAGCTGGGGTACGACATCGGCTCGACGAACGCGTACAAGCCGGACGGCGAGATGATCGTGACGGCGGTGAAGACCCGGCTGGTGCACGCCGCGGTCCGGCATCTGCTGCCCCAGTCGCCGTACTGGACCCAGGTCGCCGACGAGGACATCCCGATCAGTCAGCGGGACATCATGGTCACCTGGCACAGCCTGCCGACCACCGTGATGCGCAAGCTGAACGCGTGGAAGGTGCCGATCCCGGCTGACGAGTCGGCCGCGTTCCTGCATTCGTGGCAGGTCGGCGCGTACATGCTCGGCGTCCGTGAGGAATACATCCCGAACTCGTGGGCCGAGGCCGACTCGCAGGCCGAACAGGTCCTCGACCCGATCCTGCGGGCCACCCCCGAGGGCATCAAACTCGCCGACATCCTGCTCAACCTCGGGTCGAGCGTGGACGCCGGGATCCTCAGCAAGCCGATCCTCGGCGCGTTCACCAGGTTCATGCTGGGCGACGAGATCGCGGCGTGGCTGAAGATCCCGCGCGAGCCGGTGTGGGACCCGCTGCTGCGGACCGCGTGGGGACCCTTCGTGGCCGTACGCGAAGGACTGTTGCCCTTTCCTCTGGCGCCGAAGGCGTATTGGCTCTTCGACGAGTTCCTGCGCAAGGCCGCCCTGCTGTTCCTGTCCGAGGCCCGGCCGATCAGCATCGAGATCCCGGTCACCAACCGGCCGACCTGA
- a CDS encoding TetR/AcrR family transcriptional regulator, whose amino-acid sequence MTGSGDSTLLGRALADAFTPDSPADEVTTRLLDAAFDQFCRMGIRRSTMEDVARRAGVSRITAYRRFATKDALVEHVVRREFRRYFDQFLIDISSARTAADRVVVGFASSLRAFRNNPLIGGLMTAEPDLLVPSMINDGGQTMAVVQRFVAARLRVDQQDGHISPAVDVDMVAEVWTRLSASFLAIPSQIVDLDDDAQLRDIARRFLAPMLTPTEEA is encoded by the coding sequence ATGACCGGATCCGGCGACTCGACACTGCTCGGCCGCGCCCTCGCCGACGCCTTCACCCCGGACAGCCCCGCCGACGAGGTCACCACGCGCCTGCTCGACGCCGCCTTCGATCAGTTCTGCCGGATGGGCATCCGCCGCTCCACGATGGAGGATGTGGCCCGGCGCGCCGGCGTCTCCCGGATCACCGCCTACCGCCGGTTCGCCACCAAGGACGCCCTGGTCGAGCATGTGGTGCGCCGCGAGTTCCGACGCTACTTCGACCAGTTCCTGATCGACATCAGCTCGGCCCGCACCGCCGCCGACCGGGTCGTCGTCGGCTTCGCCTCGTCACTGCGAGCCTTCCGCAACAATCCGCTGATCGGCGGCCTGATGACCGCCGAACCGGATCTGCTGGTCCCCTCGATGATCAACGACGGCGGCCAGACGATGGCGGTGGTCCAGCGTTTCGTGGCCGCCCGTCTCCGCGTCGACCAGCAGGACGGCCACATCTCCCCGGCGGTCGACGTCGACATGGTGGCCGAGGTGTGGACCCGCCTGTCCGCCTCGTTCCTGGCCATCCCGAGCCAGATCGTCGACCTCGACGACGACGCCCAGCTGCGCGACATCGCCCGGCGCTTCCTGGCCCCGATGCTCACCCCCACCGAGGAGGCGTAG
- a CDS encoding VOC family protein, whose protein sequence is MGRPVAFFEIISTDAERARGFYTGLFGWSAADQEGGYALVDTGAGEGAIGGGIGPAESPSEAGVKIYVQVDDLEKTLEQAVALGATTLVEPAALPGDYGRFAVFADPDGNPVGLWG, encoded by the coding sequence ATGGGTCGTCCAGTGGCGTTCTTCGAGATCATCAGCACCGACGCGGAGCGGGCGCGCGGCTTCTACACCGGCCTGTTCGGGTGGTCGGCCGCCGACCAGGAGGGTGGCTACGCCCTGGTCGACACCGGCGCCGGCGAGGGGGCGATCGGTGGCGGCATCGGACCGGCGGAGTCCCCGTCGGAGGCCGGTGTGAAGATCTACGTGCAGGTCGACGACCTGGAGAAGACTCTGGAGCAGGCGGTCGCGCTCGGTGCGACGACCCTGGTCGAACCGGCCGCCCTGCCCGGCGACTACGGTCGGTTCGCGGTGTTCGCCGATCCGGACGGCAACCCGGTGGGTTTGTGGGGATGA